One Brassica oleracea var. oleracea cultivar TO1000 chromosome C7, BOL, whole genome shotgun sequence genomic window carries:
- the LOC106302648 gene encoding uncharacterized protein LOC106302648, with amino-acid sequence MGSTHGKDRCEETSAKNPLPDQSRIDVKRRTILPYDLLSSDNPGSVISQPPLKGPNYNEWATNLRMALKAWKKFGFVDGSIPQPPQDSPDFDDWYSVNTGQCVQRIKAELATCRQHGLSIEQYYGKLMKLWTSLAKHRIPKNCGCPVGENLEKEREEDRLHEFLKGLDESLYGSVKSNFLSRDPLPSLDVAYSALLQDEDSKHTTRVLDKRVDHMSHAVRTNSVPATSSGTSLSREGRMKLHCNSCGRKGHLAANCFCSLGYPEWWGDRPRTRLPSGNNGGRGNTTATRPTTSEPVRAHAVTHSSQTKHYVHALTSADRVGLMGLTETQWNTLVTMLNEHKLTTNTLSGKSTFSSWIVDSGATNHMTGSLALLSDIRETVQLPVKLPDGRITLATQRKTVTDKIGLIEDRITKILIGVAEESGSLYFLRGMEFANAMHQEKPVTSDLMTTLVVFGFTYYQQSNTLLNHSRTSSPWFKFSHTRIRKIRSNNGTEFMCLSAYFQEHGILHETSCVGTPQQNDRAERKHRHILNVARALQFQASLPIEFWGECILTAAHLINRAPTDVLRGKTPFELLYNRAPPISHLRIFGCTDYAHNQNHKGDKFVSRSIKGVFIGYPSGKKDFPYATGSRLSESPGTSSISQASPDLMSPLHSVPQEPETEQRATHETAATEPHASSNFPAMSTSSPASDSDTAVVSTATACSLDSPVETAQPATVAPEQSAHSPDSALPTNTDTEQTSDTAIGQTNMHALVDAETPTMATEPLPTISPIHELGRGLQTKNIPAKLQNYVLQTITPFVFRSSKVPYALEFYVDCSRFSESHCHFLSAISSFKEPTSYRQAILDEIWRNSIQDEYVALEENGTWIVVDLPPDKHALSCKWIFKYKFRADGTLECPKSRLVVCGNSQVEGEDYEETFVSVAKMTMVRTFLQIAASRNWEIHQMDVHNVFLSR; translated from the exons ATGGGAAGCACTCACGGAAAAGATCGCTGTGAGGAAACTTCAGCGAAAAATCCTCTTCCTGATCAGTCACGAATCGATGTTAAACGTCGAACTATCTTACCTTATGACCTCTTGTCGAGTGATAACCCTGGCTCGGTGATTTCTCAGCCTCCACTCAAAGGACCAAATTATAATGAGTGGGCAACAAACTTGCGCATGGCACTTAAGGCATGGAAAAAGTTTGGCTTCGTTGATGGTTCTATCCCACAGCCACCTCAAGACTCTCCAGACTTCGATGATTG GTACTCCGTTAATACTGGACAATGCGTTCAACGCATTAAAGCTGAGCTCGCCACTTGCAGACAACATGGATTATCGATCGAACAATATTACGGCAAGCTTATGAAACTTTGGACCTCTCTCGCAAAGCACCGTATCCCCAAAAACTGCGGCTGTCCTGTTGGTGAGAATTTGGAAAAAGAAAGAGAAGAAGACCGTCTTCACGAGTTTCTCAAGGGTCTTGATGAATCTCTTTATGGATCAGTGAAATCTAATTTTCTGTCACGAGACCCATTGCCTTCTCTGGATGTCGCATATAGTGCTCTCTTACAAGATGAAGACTCCAAACACACTACTCGTGTCTTGGACAAACGAGTTGATCATATGTCCCATGCTGTTAGGACAAACTCTGTTCCTGCGACATCCTCCGGAACCTCTCTGTCTCGCGAAGGGAGAATGAAGCTTCACTGCAACAGCTGTGGCCGCAAAGGACATCTCGCCGCAAATTGCTTTTGTTCCCTTGGTTATCCTGAGTGGTGGGGAGATAGACCTCGCACACGCCTTCCTTCTGGAAACAATGGTGGACGAGGGAACACTACTGCAACTCGCCCCACAACTTCAGAACCTGTACGTGCACATGCTGTGACACATTCTTCTCAGACAAAGCACTATGTGCATGCTCTTACGTCCGCGGACCGAGTGGGACTTATGGGTTTGACTGAAACCCAGTGGAATACGTTGGTTACGATGCTTAATGAACACAAACTAACAACCAATACACTTTCTGGTAAGTCTACTTTCTCCTCTTGGATAGTCGATTCAGGTGCGACGAACCACATGACCGGTTCCCTTGCCTTATTATCTGATATTCGGGAAACTGTCCAATTACCTGTTAAGCTACCAGATGGTCGCATTACACTTGCAACACAGCGCAAAACA GTCACTGACAAAATTGGATTGATAGAGGACCGCATTACCAAGATTCTGATTGGAGTGGCTGAGGAGTCAGGCAGCTTGTACTTTCTGCGAGGGATGGAGTTTGCAAACGCGATGCATCAGGAGAAACCAGTGACTTCGGAT TTGATGACTACTCTTGTAGTGTTTGGCTTTACTTATTACCAACAAAGCAACACGTTACTCAATCACTCAAGAACTTCATCACCATGGTTCAAGTTCAGTCATACACGTATTCGTAAGATTCGCAGTAACAACGGTACTGAGTTCATGTGCTTATCGGCATACTTTCAAGAGCACGGTATACTACATGAAACCTCATGTGTTGGTACTCCACAACAAAATGATAGAGCAGAACGAAAACATCGACATATCCTCAATGTTGCACGCGCACTACAGTTTCAGGCTTCTCTTCCTATTGAGTTCTGGGGAGAATGTATTTTAACTGCAGCACACCTGATTAATCGCGCTCCAACTGATGTGCTTCGCGGCAAAACTCCTTTTGAACTGCTTTACAATAGGGCTCCACCGATATCTCACTTACGTATCTTTGGTTGCACGGATTATGCTCATAATCAGAACCATAAAGGAGATAAATTTGTCTCACGAAGTATCAAAGGAGTATTTATTGGATATCCTTCTGGCAAAAAGG ATTTTCCATATGCTACTGGTTCCCGACTCTCCGAGTCACCTGGTACAAGCTCGATCTCACAAGCTTCTCCGGATCTTATGTCTCCTTTACACTCTGTTCCGCAAGAACCTGAAACGGAACAGCGTGCTACTCATGAAACCGCTGCAACAGAACCGCACGCGTCCTCTAACTTTCCTGCAATGAGTACATCTTCTCCCGCGTCAGACTCGGATACAGCAGTGGTCTCAACAGCTACAGCTTGTTCTTTGGACTCACCAGTCGAAACAGCGCAGCCCGCAACTGTCGCACCAGAACAATCTGCTCATTCACCCGACTCTGCCTTACCCACTAATACTGATACAGAGCAAACTTCTGACACCGCTATAGGTCAAACCAATATGCATGCCTTGGTTGACGCTGAAACACCTACTATGGCAACAGAGCCATTACCTACCATTTCTCCAATACACGAGCTTGGGCGTGGTCTACAAACAAAGAACATACCAGCTAAGCTACAAAACTATGTCCTACAAACTATCACACCATTTGTGTTTCGTTCTTCGAAGGTTCCGTATGCACTTGAATTTTATGTTGATTGTTCGAGATTTTCTGAAAGTCATTGTCACTTTCTCTCGGCTATCTCATCATTTAAAGAACCTACTTCTTATCGTCAAGCGATACTAGATGAGATTTGGCGTAACTCGATTCAGGATGAATATGTGGCCCTGGAAGAGAATGGCACTTGGATCGTTGTTGACTTACCTCCGGATAAACACGCTCTCAGCTGCAAATGGATTTTTAAATACAAATTTAGAGCAGATGGGACTTTGGAATGCCCTAAATCAAGGTTAGTTGTCTGTGGAAACAGCCAGGTTGAGGGTGAGGATTATGAAGAAACCTTTGTGTCTGTTGCAAAGATGACTATGGTTCGAACTTTTCTTCAAATCGCAGCATCTCGTAACTGGGAGATTCATCAAATGGATGTTCATAATGTGTTTCTTTCACGGTGA
- the LOC106302649 gene encoding glutathione S-transferase T2-like has protein sequence MDPNQSQSSGFINLLNSQLPFDQHRTQFLIFSPAPPAQTVGGSASPTQTVEDRKQRWGKINEGVCKFVGSFEAATKQRSSGQNEDDVLKAAHEIFFNDYNVKFSLEHALRELRNDQKWCGTQGTSQQISGSKRKRVGEEQSFQSSASMPSVNGDDEAMDRPIGVKAAKAKAKRPVGEDQKIAHGFKDMMEMMSKDLAFKDKLSNKKLLDSLIEKKRATY, from the exons ATGGATCCTAATCAAAGCCAGTCCTCTGGCTTTATAAACTTACTAAACAGCCAACTCCCTTTTGATCAACACCGAACTCAGTTTCTGATTTTTTCACCTGCACCACCTGCACAAACTGTTGGAGGATCTGCTTCACCTACACAAACTGTTGAGGACCGTAAGCAAAG GTGGGGGAAGATAAATGAAGGAGTCTGCAAGTTTGTGGGGTCATTTGAAGCTGCCACAAAACAGAGGAGTAGTGGCCAGAATGAAGATGACGTCTTGAAAGCGGCACATGAGATATTCTTCAACGATTACAATGTGAAGTTCTCATTGGAACATGCGTTGAGGGAGCTTAGGAATGATCAGAAATGGTGTGGGACTCAAGGAACTAGTCAACAAATCTCAGGTTCAAAAAGAAAGAGGGTGGGGGAAGAACAATCTTTTCAGTCATCAGCCTCTATGCCAAGTGTTAATGGGGATGATGAAGCTATGGATAGGCCTATTGGTGTTAAAGCTGCAAAGGCGAAGGCTAAAAGGCCAGTGGGAGAAGATCAGAAGATTGCGCATGGGTTTAAGGATATGATGGAGATGATGAGCAAGGACTTAGCTTTCAAGGATAAGCTTAGCAACAAGAAGCTGCTTGACAGTTTGATTGAAAAAAAAAGAGCCACTTACTGA
- the LOC106301310 gene encoding 30S ribosomal protein S1: protein MAVFGGANLGSVSFSSHLLNQHSCFLSCPLKLLPSSSNRTSLLCVVKSFSGSVTAGTDTSSDQSLLRDDAGPPRMSTDWKLAKAYCKSGDTFEGEVEGFNGGGLLIRFHSLVGFLPYPQLTPSRSCKEPQKSIHEIAKTLVGSILPLKVVQADEENKKLILSEKLALWPKYSQNVNVGDVFTGRVGSVEDYGAFIHLRFDDGLYHLTGLVHVSEVSWDYVQDVRDVLRDGDEVRVIVTNIDKEKSRITLSIKQLEDDPLLETLDKVILKDSSSGSPSLSSNNGDTIDPLPGLETILEELLQEDGIEAVRINRQGFEKRVVSQDLQLWLSNTPPSEGKFVLLARAGRQVQEIHLTTSLDQQGIKKALQRVLERVP, encoded by the exons ATGGCGGTTTTCGGTGGAGCTAATCTTGGCTCTGTTTCCTTCTCCTCTCATCTGCTCAACCAACACTCTTGTTTTCTCTCTTGCCCTCTTAAACTCCTCCCTTCTTCTTCAAATAGAACTTCTCTCCTCTGCGTCGTCAAGTCCTTTTCAGGCTCCGTAACCGCCGGTACAGATACAAGTTCCGATCAATCCCTTCTCCGGGACGACGCCGGACCCCCTCGG ATGTCTACGGATTGGAAGCTGGCGAAAGCTTATTGCAAGAGTGGTGACACGTTTGAAGGTGAAGTCGAAGGCTTTAATGGTGGAGGCTTGCTTATTCGTTTTCATTCTCTTGTTGGTTTTCTTCCTTATCCCCAGTTAACCCCTTCTCGTTCTTGTAAAG AGCCTCAGAAAAGCATTCATGAGATAGCTAAGACTTTGGTCGGTTCAATACTTCCTCTTAAG GTTGTTCAAGCTGATGAGGAGAACAAAAAGTTGATCTTATCTGAGAAGTTAGCACTATGGCCAAAGTATTCACAAAACGTTAACGTTGGGGATGTGTTTACTGGAAGAGTAGGTTCTGTTGAGGACTATGGTGCATTCATCCACTTGCGCTTCGATGATG GTCTTTATCATCTAACCGGACTAGTTCACGTCTCTGAGGTCTCGTGGGATTACGTTCAAGATGTTAGAGATGTGTTACGCGATGGTGATGAGGTTCGGGTTATTGTCACAAATATCGACAA AGAGAAATCAAGGATTACACTATCCATCAAACAACTGGAAGATGATCCTCTTCTTGAGACATTGGACAAAGTGATTTTGAAG GACAGCTCTAGTGGATCTCCTTCGCTAAGCTCGAACAATGGGGATACAATTGATCCTCTTCCAGGTCTAGAAACTATACTTGAAGAGCTATTGCAAGAAGACGG AATAGAAGCTGTGAGAATCAACCGGCAAGGATTTGAGAAAAGAGTGGTTTCACAAGACCTACAACTTTGGCTCTCAAAT ACGCCACCTTCTGAAGGAAAGTTTGTTCTTCTTGCACGTGCTGGAAGACAG GTACAAGAGATACACTTGACAACGTCTCTGGATCAACAAGGAATCAAGAAAGCCTTACAGCGAGTACTAGAACGCGTCCCCTGA
- the LOC106301740 gene encoding transcription factor bHLH77-like has product MENQSIKYVALGQSDPFGNNVNEGTIGDLLVGRFCNPQETISPYPAGNLRFPPYPGQFGSQDSNKSSLLDPDLDRVQTAKPNSRKRKLIPSASASGGNGKESPASSSLTASNSKVSGEIVGSKRSKQDEAGSSKKDDGNKDDAKPPEPPKDYIHVRARRGQATDSHSLAERARREKISERMTLLQDLVPGCNRITGKAVMLDEIINYVQSLQRQVEFLSMKLATINPRLEFNPSAALSTEMVQPGEALTQSLYSMACSEQRLPSAYYSLAKNMPRFSDTQFPSSDAFVQAETQGFWENDLQSIVQMGFGDVQQQSNNNSCSEPTLQMKLEP; this is encoded by the exons ATGGAGAATCAAAGCATAAAGTATGTAGCTTTGGGTCAGAGCGATCCCTTTGGCAATAATGTCAACGAAGGAACCATTGGCGATCTCCTCGTCGGCAGATTCTGTAACCCTCAAGAGACCATCTCACCATATCCCGCCGGGAACCTCCGATTCCCTCCTTATCCGGGTCAATTCGGGTCGCAAGACAGCAACAAGAGCTCGCTGTTGGATCCAGATTTAGATCGAGTTCAGACAGCCAAGCCAAACTCCAGGAAGAGAAAGTTGATCCCTTCTGCTTCTGCTTCTGGAGGTAATGGCAAGGAGTCTCCAGCTTCTTCCTCTCTTACAGCTTCCAATTCTAAG GTGTCAGGAGAGATTGTTGGATCCAAGAGAAGCAAGCAGGATGAAGCTGGAAGCAGTAAGAAGGATGATGGTAACAAGGATGATGCAAAGCCTCCTGAGCCGCCCAAAGATTACATTCATGTTCGAGCTCGAAGGGGTCAGGCAACTGATAGCCACAGCCTCGCTGAAAGA GCAAGAAGAGAGAAGATCAGCGAGAGGATGACTTTGCTTCAGGATCTGGTTCCTGGTTGCAACCGGATAACTGGGAAAGCCGTTATGCTTGATGAAATCATTAACTACGTGCAGTCCTTGCAGAGACAAGTCGAG TTCTTGTCTATGAAGCTGGCTACTATAAATCCAAGGTTGGAGTTTAACCCTAGTGCTGCTTTATCCACAGAG ATGGTTCAACCGGGAGAGGCACTAACGCAGTCTCTATACTCAATGGCTTGCTCAGAGCAAAGACTTCCATCAGCATACTATTCTCTTGCCAAGAACATGCCTAGATTCTCAGACACTCAATTCCCCTCCAGCGATGCATTTGTTCAAGCTGAG ACACAGGGATTCTGGGAAAATGATCTTCAAAGCATTGTTCAGATGGGTTTTGGAGATGTTCAGCAACAGAGCAACAACAACAGCT GTTCTGAGCCAACACTACAGATGAAGCTTGAGCCATAA